In a genomic window of Occallatibacter riparius:
- the trxA gene encoding thioredoxin, producing the protein MAGVGVLEVTDASFDQEVLKSEQPVLVDFWAGWCGPCKMIAPAVDKVAETYAGKLKVTKVNVDQNGATPSRYGIRGIPALLFFKGGKVADQIVGYVGQDVIEEKVQKIIG; encoded by the coding sequence ATGGCTGGAGTGGGCGTTTTGGAAGTGACGGATGCGAGCTTTGATCAGGAAGTGTTGAAGAGCGAGCAGCCGGTTCTGGTGGATTTCTGGGCGGGCTGGTGCGGGCCCTGCAAGATGATTGCGCCCGCCGTCGACAAGGTGGCGGAGACCTACGCGGGCAAGCTGAAGGTGACCAAGGTGAACGTGGACCAGAACGGCGCCACGCCTTCGCGATACGGCATTCGCGGCATCCCCGCGCTGCTGTTCTTCAAGGGCGGCAAGGTCGCCGACCAGATCGTGGGCTACGTTGGACAGGACGTGATCGAAGAGAAGGTCCAGAAGATCATCGGATAA
- the thrB gene encoding homoserine kinase, whose translation MSQTADRIRVRLPATSANLGPGFDTAAVALDFHLTVEAEPAAAFSIAATGRDAERCGALEDNLVIELYRTLLEREGRPATPLAIRMENEIPLGMGCGSSAAGRLAAIVLANHFGSLGWSSDRVLAEASELEGHPDNAAACWLGGFVASGTQGGEVHVARVTPPEDWRAIVVLPTEPLATSKARAVLPAIYARTDVVINLQGVAMLGLAFAQGRGELLKAAMTDRVHQPYRSAICPQLPKLLPLAGQEGILGVALSGAGPAVLAIVNGERSVAGAFRVIFDAMQEIQRPELLLCRFESQGTVVETGVHA comes from the coding sequence ATGAGCCAGACCGCCGACAGGATCCGGGTACGGCTGCCGGCGACCTCGGCGAATCTAGGGCCGGGGTTCGACACGGCCGCGGTGGCGCTGGACTTTCACCTGACGGTGGAGGCAGAGCCTGCGGCGGCGTTCTCGATCGCCGCCACGGGCCGCGATGCGGAACGCTGCGGGGCGCTCGAGGACAACCTAGTCATCGAACTCTATCGCACCCTGTTGGAGCGCGAGGGCAGGCCAGCGACGCCCCTGGCCATCCGAATGGAAAACGAGATCCCGCTCGGCATGGGCTGCGGCTCTTCGGCAGCCGGGCGCCTCGCCGCGATTGTGCTGGCGAATCACTTCGGTAGCCTGGGCTGGTCCAGTGACCGCGTTCTGGCTGAGGCGTCCGAGCTCGAGGGCCATCCTGACAATGCCGCTGCCTGCTGGCTGGGCGGATTCGTCGCTTCGGGCACGCAGGGCGGGGAAGTTCACGTTGCTCGGGTGACTCCGCCGGAGGACTGGCGCGCGATAGTAGTGTTGCCCACTGAGCCACTGGCCACCAGCAAGGCGCGTGCGGTGCTTCCGGCCATCTATGCGCGCACCGACGTGGTGATCAATCTGCAGGGTGTGGCCATGCTCGGCCTCGCCTTTGCGCAGGGCAGGGGAGAGCTGCTGAAAGCCGCAATGACGGACCGGGTGCATCAGCCGTACCGCTCTGCGATCTGCCCGCAGTTACCAAAGTTGCTGCCTTTGGCCGGGCAGGAAGGCATTCTGGGAGTTGCGCTGAGCGGCGCCGGGCCGGCAGTACTGGCCATCGTGAATGGCGAGCGCAGTGTCGCAGGGGCTTTCCGCGTCATCTTCGATGCTATGCAGGAGATTCAGCGGCCTGAATTGCTTTTGTGCAGGTTTGAATCTCAGGGAACGGTGGTCGAGACCGGCGTACATGCTTGA
- a CDS encoding PP2C family protein-serine/threonine phosphatase: MRITRTSLIAFLKTQAVYIAFSIVVAGIFWAIGEDINPLTILVYSLTLGNLTMLPMGKASTLYLGRRFPYNWLVFLSLLSVLLLPVYLISSTLVWLIAPPSPQSLGHYVQTGWKFPILITTVFSIGFFVYETSRKRFEERNRELEQSVERESAKVESQKEELRRAREIQESLLPKEIPKVDGFDLAAAWRPAREVSGDYFDVFRLGESLIAFCVADVVGKGVSAALLMANVQAAVRAFASEHISPAELCGKVNRLLCENVATGKFVTFLFGILDCGARRLVYCNAGHPDPILVTQGKAAALNDSGAVLGVFPAWQYKDEVVELAEGDRFLVFTDGLTEAEAPDEVEFGEERIADFAARHSSQSAMELSTSLLDRVDAYCRSQFQDDATLVVVAAK, encoded by the coding sequence ATGCGGATCACTCGCACTTCGCTCATCGCTTTCCTCAAGACTCAAGCGGTATACATCGCGTTTTCTATCGTCGTAGCCGGCATCTTCTGGGCCATCGGCGAAGACATCAATCCGCTTACGATCCTCGTTTATTCGCTTACGCTCGGAAACCTGACGATGCTTCCAATGGGTAAGGCGTCAACCCTCTACCTTGGCCGCCGCTTTCCCTACAACTGGCTCGTCTTTCTGTCGCTGCTTTCGGTGCTCCTGCTTCCGGTCTATCTGATCTCATCCACGCTGGTGTGGCTGATCGCCCCGCCGAGTCCGCAGAGCCTGGGCCATTATGTGCAAACGGGCTGGAAGTTCCCCATCCTGATCACCACCGTATTCAGCATCGGATTCTTCGTTTACGAGACAAGCCGGAAGCGATTCGAGGAGCGCAACCGCGAATTAGAGCAGTCTGTGGAGCGGGAATCCGCCAAGGTAGAGTCGCAGAAGGAAGAGCTGCGGCGCGCCCGTGAGATACAGGAGTCGCTGCTGCCAAAGGAGATTCCAAAGGTCGATGGCTTCGACCTTGCGGCGGCGTGGCGCCCAGCGCGGGAGGTGAGCGGCGACTACTTTGATGTCTTCCGGCTCGGCGAAAGCCTCATCGCATTCTGTGTGGCCGACGTGGTAGGGAAGGGCGTCTCGGCGGCGCTGCTCATGGCCAACGTACAGGCTGCAGTCCGGGCCTTTGCCAGCGAACACATCAGTCCGGCCGAGTTGTGCGGAAAGGTCAATCGGCTGCTATGCGAGAACGTGGCGACGGGCAAGTTTGTGACGTTTCTGTTCGGGATTCTCGACTGCGGCGCGCGCCGGCTCGTCTACTGCAACGCCGGTCATCCTGATCCGATTCTCGTTACACAGGGGAAGGCTGCCGCGCTCAACGACAGCGGCGCCGTGCTGGGCGTATTTCCGGCGTGGCAGTACAAGGACGAAGTAGTCGAGCTGGCCGAAGGAGACCGCTTCCTGGTGTTTACCGACGGATTGACCGAGGCCGAAGCGCCTGACGAAGTGGAGTTCGGAGAAGAGCGGATCGCTGATTTCGCCGCGCGCCACAGCAGCCAGTCCGCGATGGAGTTGAGCACATCGCTCCTGGATCGTGTAGACGCGTATTGCCGGTCGCAGTTTCAGGATGACGCCACGCTGGTGGTTGTCGCTGCGAAGTAG
- a CDS encoding (2Fe-2S) ferredoxin domain-containing protein, translated as MSLYDHHVFVCHNVRPEGAPRPSCTADGKSEVFTQLQQATKAAGLTNVRINKSLCLDQCEHGPTIVVYPEAVWYGFVKPEDAAEIVEEHLVNGRPVERLRIADSCINSKACPHRG; from the coding sequence TTGTCCCTTTACGACCACCACGTCTTTGTCTGTCATAACGTACGCCCCGAGGGCGCTCCCCGCCCCTCCTGCACAGCCGATGGCAAGAGCGAAGTGTTCACGCAACTGCAGCAGGCCACCAAGGCCGCTGGCCTTACCAATGTGCGCATCAACAAGTCCCTCTGTCTCGATCAGTGCGAGCACGGCCCCACCATCGTCGTCTACCCTGAGGCGGTCTGGTACGGCTTCGTGAAACCGGAAGACGCGGCCGAGATCGTCGAAGAGCACCTGGTGAATGGCCGCCCGGTCGAGCGCCTGCGCATCGCGGACTCCTGCATCAATTCCAAGGCCTGTCCGCATCGCGGTTAA
- a CDS encoding ABC transporter ATP-binding protein: MLEFALDARRGAFHLEISCRLTAEWTVIFGHSGAGKSTLLRLLAGLDRPDNGRIAFGGTILTDIAARLFMAPGRRGCAFVTQQPALFPHMNVRSNVVYGVRPRNNLREWMGRVDEALALVGASDLHDRYPRDLSGGEAQRVAVARAIAVRPKLLLLDEPFSALDGPAADALLDRLQVWLRNNGVQTVMATHEAADAFALGAEVALLQDGRLAALGPPQEVLAQERERITSRLSNRAVRLK, translated from the coding sequence GTGCTTGAGTTCGCGCTCGACGCCCGCCGCGGCGCATTCCACCTCGAAATCTCCTGCCGGCTCACGGCCGAATGGACCGTGATCTTCGGCCATTCCGGCGCCGGTAAGAGCACTCTCCTGCGCTTACTCGCAGGACTGGACCGGCCCGACAACGGCCGCATTGCGTTCGGCGGCACCATTTTGACTGACATCGCCGCTCGGCTCTTCATGGCCCCTGGCCGGCGAGGCTGCGCGTTCGTAACCCAGCAGCCGGCGCTCTTCCCTCACATGAACGTGCGCAGCAACGTCGTCTACGGAGTGCGCCCGCGAAACAATCTGCGCGAATGGATGGGGCGCGTCGATGAGGCACTCGCGTTGGTGGGGGCGTCCGATCTTCACGACAGGTATCCCCGCGATTTATCCGGCGGCGAAGCACAACGGGTCGCGGTGGCCCGTGCCATCGCCGTGCGGCCAAAGCTGCTTCTGCTGGACGAGCCTTTTTCGGCGCTCGACGGGCCGGCGGCCGATGCCCTGCTCGATCGGCTCCAAGTCTGGCTGCGCAACAACGGCGTGCAGACCGTAATGGCCACACACGAAGCTGCCGATGCATTCGCTCTCGGAGCCGAGGTCGCGCTGCTTCAGGACGGACGTCTCGCCGCGCTGGGCCCGCCGCAAGAGGTGCTGGCGCAGGAGCGCGAACGGATTACTTCGCGGCTCAGCAATCGTGCCGTTCGTCTAAAGTGA
- the recJ gene encoding single-stranded-DNA-specific exonuclease RecJ has translation MGTTAGAAAPGRATRTFPRQRWVIAPPHTEQAEALAKAANLPAVLSELLVARGVTDAHQAHRFLNPDVGHLHDPLLMLGMAEAVGRVERAIAADETILLYGDYDVDGTTAVVLLKTAIEMLGGSVRFHVPHRIREGYGLQSSVLEQAYAEGVRLVITVDTGMRAFAEADTARRLGLDLIVTDHHLPSATEAPPDALAILNPNQVGCGYPEKSLCGAAVALKLAQALLERRDPARTREKTLPSFLKMAAIATIADAVPLHGENRTIAALGLRELRHPVGAGLRALFSAAQLDPAAKALTGFDVAFRLAPRINAAGRMDVASQVIELFCTRDGARAQELATNLESLNRQRREAEAAALTTIDSRLADDAEFAASRLLVVDGEGWHRGVIGILASRVVERTAKPAIVVSVEDNIAHGSGRSVDGFPLLEAIETCGDLFTRFGGHAFAVGFAMPAEALPELRRRLNIHAEERLGAKEPEHLLRIHAELPLDRITSVLAGWLKKLEPLGHGNPEPIFMARGARIASAPRIMKDRHIRLDLQQDSMGAGGRTTRCVGWDWAERCLQMQLVAGSQVDVAYRIRENDHPQYGGVEIEAVGIRPAEA, from the coding sequence GTGGGAACAACAGCAGGCGCGGCGGCTCCAGGCAGGGCAACAAGGACGTTCCCGCGACAGCGTTGGGTAATCGCACCTCCTCACACCGAACAGGCAGAAGCCCTGGCCAAAGCCGCCAATCTGCCCGCAGTGCTTTCGGAGCTGCTGGTGGCTCGTGGCGTCACTGACGCCCACCAGGCGCATCGATTCCTCAATCCTGATGTAGGGCACTTGCACGATCCGCTGCTCATGCTGGGCATGGCGGAGGCGGTGGGGCGCGTCGAGCGAGCCATCGCGGCAGACGAGACCATCCTGCTCTATGGCGATTACGACGTGGACGGCACCACGGCTGTGGTCCTGCTCAAGACTGCCATCGAGATGCTCGGTGGAAGCGTGCGTTTTCATGTACCGCATCGGATCCGCGAGGGCTACGGGCTGCAATCGAGTGTGCTGGAGCAGGCCTACGCAGAAGGCGTGCGGCTGGTGATCACAGTGGACACGGGCATGCGCGCGTTTGCTGAAGCCGATACTGCTCGACGACTCGGGTTGGACCTGATCGTCACGGACCATCACTTGCCTAGTGCAACCGAGGCTCCACCCGATGCGCTCGCGATTCTCAATCCCAATCAGGTAGGTTGCGGTTATCCGGAGAAGTCGCTGTGCGGAGCGGCAGTCGCGCTCAAACTGGCGCAGGCGCTGCTGGAGCGGCGCGATCCGGCGCGGACGCGCGAGAAAACCCTGCCGAGCTTTCTGAAGATGGCGGCGATTGCCACCATCGCTGATGCAGTTCCGCTGCACGGAGAGAACCGGACCATCGCCGCGCTGGGGCTGCGCGAGTTGCGGCACCCGGTAGGCGCGGGATTGCGTGCGCTGTTCTCGGCGGCGCAGCTTGATCCAGCGGCGAAGGCGCTGACGGGGTTCGATGTAGCGTTCCGGCTCGCACCGCGAATCAATGCGGCGGGACGCATGGATGTGGCGTCGCAGGTAATCGAGCTGTTCTGCACACGCGACGGCGCGCGCGCTCAGGAACTGGCGACGAATCTCGAATCCCTCAATCGCCAGCGCCGCGAAGCCGAAGCCGCCGCACTGACCACCATCGACTCACGGCTGGCCGACGACGCGGAGTTCGCGGCGAGTCGCTTGCTTGTTGTCGACGGCGAGGGGTGGCATCGAGGCGTCATCGGCATCCTCGCCTCGCGCGTGGTGGAGCGCACCGCCAAACCGGCCATCGTGGTCAGCGTGGAAGACAACATCGCTCATGGGTCGGGACGGTCCGTGGACGGCTTCCCTCTTCTCGAGGCGATAGAGACCTGCGGCGACCTGTTCACGCGATTTGGAGGCCACGCCTTTGCCGTGGGCTTTGCCATGCCGGCGGAGGCGCTGCCGGAACTGCGGCGGCGGCTGAACATCCACGCGGAAGAGCGGCTGGGCGCGAAAGAGCCAGAGCATCTGTTGCGGATTCACGCAGAGCTTCCGCTGGACCGCATCACCTCCGTGCTCGCCGGATGGCTCAAAAAGCTGGAGCCTCTTGGCCACGGCAACCCGGAGCCGATCTTCATGGCACGCGGGGCGCGGATTGCCTCGGCTCCGCGCATTATGAAAGATCGTCATATCCGGCTCGATCTGCAGCAGGACAGCATGGGCGCGGGCGGCCGCACTACGCGCTGCGTGGGCTGGGACTGGGCAGAGCGCTGCCTGCAAATGCAGTTGGTCGCCGGCAGTCAGGTAGACGTGGCGTACCGAATTCGCGAGAACGATCATCCGCAATATGGCGGCGTAGAAATCGAAGCCGTGGGGATTCGCCCCGCGGAAGCCTGA
- the modA gene encoding molybdate ABC transporter substrate-binding protein: MMRHLILVACAILAAPAFPAQQIRIAAAADLEPVLPPIVEQFKQATGINAQVTYQASAALTTQIQNGAPFDLFLSANLDYPRKLIAAGLAEGLGDGTAGSPIVYAKGALVLWTRKDGSLTPSVELLRNRALKRLAIANPDRAPYGKAAIAALQKLGLYEALKPKFVIAENISQAAQFVDSGNADAGLISLTSAKTARLTADGRYFEIPADSYPPIEQGAVLVSRTQQRVAAKKFLVFLMSAPVQEQLRRYGLTPGRRVP, from the coding sequence ATGATGCGTCATCTCATCCTGGTTGCATGCGCGATCCTTGCGGCACCCGCCTTCCCCGCGCAACAGATTCGCATTGCGGCGGCGGCTGATCTGGAGCCTGTGCTGCCGCCGATTGTCGAGCAGTTCAAGCAGGCGACGGGGATCAATGCGCAGGTCACGTATCAGGCCTCGGCTGCGCTCACTACGCAGATCCAGAACGGCGCGCCTTTCGATTTGTTCCTGTCGGCGAATCTCGATTATCCGCGGAAGCTGATTGCAGCGGGGCTGGCCGAGGGCTTAGGCGATGGAACGGCGGGTTCGCCGATCGTCTATGCCAAGGGCGCCCTGGTGCTGTGGACGCGGAAGGACGGGTCCCTGACGCCGTCGGTCGAACTATTACGGAACCGAGCGTTGAAGCGGCTGGCGATCGCCAACCCGGACCGTGCGCCTTATGGCAAAGCAGCAATAGCGGCGCTGCAAAAACTCGGATTGTATGAGGCGCTCAAGCCGAAGTTCGTCATCGCGGAGAACATCTCGCAGGCCGCCCAGTTCGTGGATTCGGGGAATGCGGACGCGGGCCTCATCTCGCTGACTTCGGCTAAGACGGCGCGGCTCACGGCAGATGGGCGATACTTTGAGATTCCCGCGGATTCGTATCCGCCGATCGAGCAGGGCGCGGTTCTCGTCTCGAGAACGCAGCAACGGGTCGCGGCGAAAAAGTTTCTGGTCTTCCTCATGTCCGCGCCGGTGCAGGAGCAGTTGCGCAGGTACGGCCTTACGCCCGGGCGCCGGGTGCCTTAG
- a CDS encoding Crp/Fnr family transcriptional regulator, producing the protein MNCNCKLSLSRRVEGLPDGLSPRIFAGLGRSALAEILARARHQRFTGASVVINEGDAAEHLYLLTSGQGAHSVITRDGRKILVYWLTAGQVFGGMAMLSSPSPYVASTEMHTPGCGLVWNRQTIREFAMRYPIILDNALSIAATEHCAWQLSARISIGTEEASVRVARLLVSLACGIGKSVPGGVEILVANEDLAGATAVTPYTVSRLTAEWQRAGIIIKKRGRIILRRPEQLGVGNEAKEATDMRRSVA; encoded by the coding sequence GTGAACTGCAACTGCAAGCTGTCGCTAAGCCGTAGAGTGGAAGGTCTGCCAGATGGTCTGAGCCCGCGCATTTTCGCCGGCCTGGGCCGCAGCGCTCTGGCCGAGATCCTGGCCAGGGCCAGACACCAGCGATTCACTGGTGCTTCCGTCGTGATCAACGAAGGCGATGCCGCCGAGCACCTCTATCTGCTCACCAGCGGACAGGGCGCGCATTCGGTCATAACCCGGGATGGCCGCAAGATCCTGGTCTACTGGCTCACAGCCGGGCAGGTATTCGGAGGCATGGCAATGCTCTCTTCTCCCAGTCCCTACGTGGCCAGCACAGAAATGCATACACCTGGTTGCGGGCTGGTGTGGAACCGGCAGACGATCCGCGAGTTCGCAATGCGCTATCCGATCATTCTTGACAATGCGCTTTCTATCGCAGCCACGGAGCATTGCGCCTGGCAATTGTCTGCGCGGATCTCGATCGGGACCGAAGAGGCTTCTGTTCGGGTCGCGCGCTTGCTGGTGTCGCTCGCCTGCGGCATCGGCAAGAGCGTGCCCGGCGGCGTCGAGATTCTGGTAGCCAACGAAGACCTTGCGGGAGCCACCGCGGTCACACCCTACACCGTCAGCCGACTGACAGCGGAGTGGCAGCGAGCCGGGATCATCATCAAAAAGAGGGGACGCATTATTTTGCGCCGGCCGGAGCAGCTTGGAGTAGGCAATGAAGCGAAAGAAGCCACGGATATGAGGCGCTCCGTAGCTTGA
- the thrC gene encoding threonine synthase, producing MNDNLHTLRCFGCSARISGPEAQPDFRCADCGDLFEVDYPGWAHRQAQTRPNPGALKWLWRERRCSSELLDRSGVWRFRELLPILDNFGNAITLQEGNTPLYQLSRAGKALGLDQLYAKHQGMNPSGSFKDTGMTAALSVARERGFQWVACASTGNTSAAMAAYAARAGMRSLVLIPEGKIAWGKLSQAMDYGAVTCQLKTDFDGCLRVLLEIVREAPIYLLNSMNPYRLEGQKTPALEIAEAFDWNVPDHLIVPGGNLANSSALGKGFKEMKELGLVARVPKISVIQAAGANPLVQYLGAGVGAEFKSVEAHTRATAIRIGNPASWKKAARVVEETGGWCLDVTEAEIAIAKAEIGLEGIGCEPASAVTLAGLKKLRAQGSVANGDSVVLLLTGHTLKDADYTIDFHRGTLLRPEEAAGHEAVIDGLRRNARVVDATPSAVLAAMKDVPA from the coding sequence ATGAACGACAATCTGCATACATTACGCTGTTTCGGCTGCAGTGCGCGCATTTCCGGCCCTGAGGCCCAGCCGGACTTCCGTTGCGCCGACTGCGGCGATCTTTTTGAGGTGGATTATCCGGGGTGGGCGCACCGCCAGGCCCAGACCCGTCCCAACCCCGGCGCGCTGAAGTGGCTGTGGCGCGAGCGGCGCTGCTCCAGCGAGCTGCTGGACCGCTCCGGCGTATGGCGTTTTCGCGAACTGCTCCCGATTCTGGACAACTTCGGCAACGCGATCACTCTTCAGGAGGGCAACACGCCGCTCTATCAGCTGTCGCGCGCCGGCAAGGCGCTCGGCCTCGATCAGCTTTATGCCAAGCACCAGGGCATGAACCCCTCCGGCTCGTTCAAAGACACCGGCATGACCGCGGCGCTGAGCGTCGCGCGGGAGCGCGGCTTCCAATGGGTGGCGTGCGCTTCTACTGGAAACACCTCGGCAGCGATGGCGGCCTATGCGGCACGCGCGGGAATGCGTAGCCTCGTGCTGATTCCCGAGGGCAAGATCGCATGGGGCAAGCTCTCGCAGGCCATGGACTACGGCGCGGTGACCTGCCAGCTCAAGACCGACTTCGACGGCTGCCTGCGCGTTCTGCTGGAGATCGTGCGCGAGGCGCCGATTTACCTCCTGAACTCGATGAACCCCTATCGTCTGGAAGGGCAGAAGACTCCGGCGCTGGAGATTGCGGAAGCGTTCGACTGGAACGTGCCCGACCACCTCATCGTCCCAGGCGGCAACCTTGCCAACTCGTCGGCGCTCGGCAAGGGCTTCAAAGAGATGAAGGAGCTGGGCCTGGTCGCGCGCGTTCCAAAGATTTCCGTCATCCAGGCGGCGGGCGCGAATCCGCTGGTGCAGTACCTCGGTGCGGGCGTAGGGGCTGAATTCAAGTCGGTCGAAGCGCACACGCGCGCAACAGCCATCCGCATCGGCAACCCGGCTTCGTGGAAAAAGGCGGCGCGCGTAGTGGAAGAAACCGGCGGCTGGTGCCTCGACGTTACAGAAGCTGAGATCGCCATCGCCAAGGCCGAGATCGGCCTGGAAGGCATTGGCTGCGAGCCGGCTTCGGCCGTCACTCTCGCTGGCCTCAAAAAGCTGCGCGCGCAGGGATCGGTGGCCAACGGCGACTCGGTCGTGCTTCTGCTCACCGGGCACACGCTGAAGGATGCCGATTACACCATCGACTTCCATCGCGGAACGCTCCTGCGGCCCGAAGAGGCTGCAGGGCACGAAGCTGTGATTGACGGCTTGCGGCGCAACGCGCGCGTGGTGGATGCGACCCCGAGCGCAGTGCTGGCCGCCATGAAGGACGTGCCGGCATGA
- a CDS encoding UDP-N-acetylmuramate dehydrogenase, producing the protein MRIEESKILAPFTTFGIGGPARWFVEAQSEADILEATAWADERKVPLFVLGGGSNVLIADAGFNGLVIHIAIKGIEEQDVRDDRVLVRAAAGEEWSELVQRAVEEDCAGIECLAGIPGTAGGTPVQNVGAYGQEVSSVITRVRTLDLKERRMCEFDAEQCGFSYRRSRFNTTDAGRFVVTRVDYQLVRDGAPTLKYPDLQHAFPAGSAPSLVEVAKEVCRIRASKAMVLADCEPDCCSAGSFFKNPIISEDLANRIEFKTRTAPPRFVAGAGRVKIPAAWLIEQAGFQRGFSIGNAGISTKHTLALVNRGGATASEILALAAEIRSTVEKKFGVVLQPEPVFVGF; encoded by the coding sequence ATGCGTATAGAAGAAAGTAAGATTCTTGCGCCCTTTACAACGTTCGGCATTGGCGGCCCCGCCCGCTGGTTTGTCGAGGCCCAATCGGAAGCCGACATCCTCGAAGCAACCGCTTGGGCGGACGAGCGAAAGGTCCCTCTTTTCGTTCTCGGCGGGGGTAGCAACGTCCTCATCGCCGACGCCGGATTCAACGGCCTGGTTATTCATATCGCCATCAAGGGAATCGAGGAGCAGGACGTCCGCGACGACCGTGTCCTTGTCCGCGCCGCCGCGGGCGAAGAGTGGTCTGAACTCGTTCAGCGCGCCGTGGAAGAGGATTGCGCCGGGATCGAGTGTCTCGCCGGTATCCCCGGCACGGCGGGCGGTACTCCGGTGCAGAATGTGGGCGCCTACGGGCAGGAGGTGTCCTCGGTTATCACCCGCGTGCGGACCCTCGATCTAAAAGAACGCCGGATGTGCGAGTTCGATGCCGAACAGTGCGGTTTTTCCTACAGGCGGAGCCGGTTCAACACGACAGATGCGGGACGATTTGTGGTTACCCGGGTCGACTACCAGCTTGTCCGGGACGGCGCGCCAACCCTCAAATATCCTGATCTTCAGCATGCCTTTCCGGCCGGTTCAGCACCCTCACTGGTTGAGGTTGCGAAGGAGGTTTGCCGCATCCGCGCGTCCAAAGCGATGGTACTGGCGGACTGCGAACCGGATTGCTGCAGTGCTGGAAGTTTCTTCAAGAACCCCATCATTTCAGAGGATTTAGCGAACCGCATCGAGTTCAAGACCCGCACTGCGCCGCCCCGTTTTGTGGCGGGCGCTGGAAGGGTGAAGATTCCGGCGGCGTGGCTCATCGAGCAGGCCGGATTTCAGCGCGGCTTCTCCATCGGCAACGCCGGCATATCGACGAAGCACACACTCGCCCTGGTCAACCGCGGCGGTGCCACGGCCAGCGAAATTCTTGCTCTTGCCGCGGAAATCCGCTCCACTGTCGAGAAGAAATTCGGCGTGGTCCTTCAGCCCGAGCCGGTGTTTGTGGGGTTCTAA
- the modB gene encoding molybdate ABC transporter permease subunit, which translates to MDWQAFFLTLRLAGLTTAILLVIAIPLSALLVLGRSRWLAVVEALAALPLVLPPTVLGFFLLVMLGPRTAFGRGIIAVLGHPLAFSFSGLVVGSVIYSLPFAVQPIVAGFSAVEPNLVDAARLLGAGPERLVRTLLVPLAKRSIIAAAVLTFLHTVGEFGVVLMLGGDIPGATRTLSIVLYNQVENFDYAAAYRTAALLLGLSVLALIAIYTTANPRGDFRRSRRA; encoded by the coding sequence ATGGATTGGCAGGCCTTCTTCCTGACGCTGCGGCTCGCAGGGCTGACGACAGCCATCCTGCTCGTCATCGCGATCCCGCTCAGCGCACTGCTGGTCCTAGGGCGCTCGCGCTGGCTGGCGGTCGTGGAAGCGCTGGCCGCTTTGCCTCTGGTACTGCCGCCAACCGTGCTCGGATTCTTCCTCCTCGTCATGCTCGGACCGCGCACGGCATTCGGGCGCGGCATCATCGCAGTCCTCGGCCACCCGCTGGCATTCTCGTTCTCGGGATTAGTGGTGGGATCGGTGATCTACAGCCTGCCCTTTGCGGTGCAGCCCATCGTAGCGGGATTCTCGGCAGTCGAACCCAACCTGGTGGATGCCGCGCGTCTGCTCGGGGCCGGCCCGGAGCGGCTGGTCCGGACGCTGCTGGTTCCGCTCGCCAAGCGATCGATCATCGCTGCCGCGGTACTCACCTTTTTGCATACAGTGGGCGAGTTCGGCGTGGTGCTGATGCTGGGCGGCGACATTCCGGGCGCGACGCGCACGCTGTCGATCGTGCTCTATAACCAGGTCGAGAACTTCGACTACGCAGCCGCTTATCGCACCGCGGCGCTGCTGCTCGGATTGAGCGTGCTGGCTCTGATCGCCATTTATACGACGGCCAACCCGCGCGGTGATTTCCGGAGAAGTCGCCGTGCTTGA
- a CDS encoding BrxA/BrxB family bacilliredoxin has product MYPEIMVIPMREELTRAGIQETKTADEVDAAVNQPGTTLVVVNSICGCAAGKMRPGVRMALANSANLPDRKITVFAGQDREATERARSYFDGNPPTSPAIAIMRDGKLVYLMQRFVIEQATAQQIAGELVRAFDELCTKATV; this is encoded by the coding sequence ATGTATCCAGAGATTATGGTCATCCCGATGCGCGAGGAGCTGACCCGCGCCGGAATCCAGGAAACGAAGACCGCGGACGAAGTGGACGCGGCAGTCAACCAGCCCGGCACAACGCTCGTAGTGGTGAACTCGATCTGCGGCTGCGCGGCGGGCAAGATGCGTCCCGGCGTGCGCATGGCGCTGGCCAACTCGGCCAATCTGCCGGACCGCAAGATCACTGTATTTGCCGGACAGGACCGCGAGGCCACGGAGCGGGCGCGCAGCTACTTTGACGGAAATCCGCCCACGTCGCCGGCCATCGCCATCATGCGCGACGGCAAGCTGGTCTACCTGATGCAGCGGTTTGTCATCGAGCAGGCCACCGCACAGCAAATAGCGGGCGAACTGGTGCGTGCGTTTGACGAGCTGTGCACCAAGGCTACCGTTTAG